The following proteins are co-located in the Chlorogloeopsis sp. ULAP01 genome:
- a CDS encoding NirD/YgiW/YdeI family stress tolerance protein produces MNQKIFLPLMMVATIIVPSIPKLAQAQTQTQTTRIGDLGSPQGITISGKVQSIVGNDFILDDGSGQVIVDAGPRWWREINLKQGEQVTVTGEVGRAGEFDAFRITKADGSVIEIRSPQGPPPWAGGPNRAKPKK; encoded by the coding sequence ATGAACCAAAAAATTTTTTTGCCTTTGATGATGGTTGCAACAATCATTGTGCCATCAATTCCCAAATTGGCACAGGCACAGACGCAAACACAGACTACTAGAATTGGTGACTTAGGGAGTCCTCAAGGTATCACCATATCTGGAAAAGTTCAGAGCATAGTTGGTAATGATTTCATCCTGGATGATGGCAGTGGACAAGTCATTGTTGATGCCGGGCCTCGTTGGTGGCGTGAAATTAACCTGAAACAAGGTGAGCAAGTCACAGTCACAGGTGAAGTAGGTAGAGCTGGTGAATTCGATGCTTTTAGGATTACTAAAGCAGATGGTTCTGTAATCGAAATTCGTTCACCTCAAGGGCCACCGCCTTGGGCAGGTGGGCCAAATCGAGCCAAGCCTAAGAAGTAA
- the mgtE gene encoding magnesium transporter, protein MTGSRRELQELVQAQLETLLTQENYEGAKALLVPVQPVDIAEVIGNLPEAMQAIAFRLLSKEEAIEVYEYLDSNVQQALLEEFKRQDVLDIVDRMSPDDRARLFDELPAKVVRQLLQQLTPAERDATALLLGYKPNTAGRIMTPEYLSLKENMTVTQALERIRSLADVSEMIYYLYVTDDARRLSGTLSLRDLIKAQPEEFIANIMTRDVVYVHTDTDQEEVARTIQRYDFVAVPVVDTEKRLVGIVTVDDVLDILEQETTEDIYALGGLESGTDNYFQTNLFTVARRRVSWLLILLLTNTLTSAVIRDQEDVLEQVVTLAAFIPLLIDTGGNVGAQSSTVVIRGLNTQEIRIRETLTVIRKEVIAGILLGAMLGVVVTIWAFFLQGNLAVAIAVGISLFAISLIASLSGAALPFLFHSLKLDPALMSAPFITTAVDVLGVLIYLNVARWILRL, encoded by the coding sequence ATGACTGGCTCCCGACGTGAGTTACAGGAGCTAGTGCAAGCACAATTGGAAACATTGCTTACTCAAGAGAACTATGAAGGAGCAAAGGCTTTGCTGGTTCCTGTTCAACCAGTAGATATTGCTGAAGTGATTGGCAACTTACCTGAGGCGATGCAGGCGATCGCTTTTCGTTTGCTTTCTAAAGAAGAGGCGATCGAGGTGTATGAATATCTTGATTCCAATGTACAGCAAGCACTTCTGGAAGAATTCAAGCGTCAAGATGTGTTGGATATTGTTGATCGGATGTCACCCGATGATCGAGCGCGGCTATTTGACGAACTACCAGCAAAAGTAGTCCGGCAACTCTTACAACAACTAACTCCTGCCGAACGCGATGCAACTGCCCTGCTTTTGGGTTACAAACCCAATACTGCGGGGCGGATCATGACGCCAGAATACTTGTCACTGAAAGAAAATATGACCGTTACTCAGGCTTTAGAACGAATTCGCAGCCTGGCAGACGTGAGTGAAATGATTTATTACCTCTACGTCACTGATGATGCTCGTCGTCTGAGCGGAACACTTTCATTGCGAGATTTGATCAAGGCGCAACCAGAGGAATTCATCGCCAATATCATGACTAGGGATGTGGTATATGTTCATACCGACACTGACCAAGAGGAAGTGGCCCGTACTATTCAACGTTATGACTTCGTGGCAGTGCCTGTTGTGGATACTGAGAAAAGGCTAGTAGGCATTGTTACTGTTGATGATGTTCTTGATATTTTAGAACAAGAAACCACTGAAGATATATATGCCTTGGGAGGGCTTGAATCTGGCACTGACAACTATTTTCAAACTAATTTATTCACAGTTGCCCGTAGACGGGTATCATGGCTGCTGATTCTTTTATTGACTAATACCCTTACCTCCGCAGTCATCCGCGATCAAGAAGATGTTTTAGAGCAGGTAGTTACCTTGGCTGCGTTTATCCCATTGTTGATTGATACCGGTGGTAATGTGGGAGCGCAATCTTCCACAGTAGTGATTCGGGGTTTGAATACGCAGGAAATACGTATACGAGAGACTTTGACCGTGATTCGCAAAGAGGTGATCGCTGGTATTTTGTTAGGGGCAATGCTAGGTGTAGTAGTTACGATATGGGCTTTCTTTCTTCAGGGAAACTTAGCAGTAGCAATTGCTGTGGGTATAAGTTTATTCGCTATTTCACTCATTGCTTCACTATCAGGTGCTGCCTTACCTTTTTTGTTTCATTCTTTGAAATTAGATCCAGCATTGATGTCAGCTCCTTTTATTACCACTGCCGTTGATGTCTTGGGAGTCTTAATTTATCTGAATGTCGCCAGATGGATTTTAAGATTGTGA